The following coding sequences are from one Halomonas sp. HAL1 window:
- the acpS gene encoding holo-ACP synthase, with product MIVGIGSDIARIERFTRAVQRHGPRFAQRILGPEEHTLWLQKSQPAAFLAKRFAAKEAFVKALGLGLRHGMQWCDIQVLNDALGKPYFVLDGKAERLLQAAGVTASHITLSDEAEYAVAFVVLERS from the coding sequence ATGATTGTGGGTATTGGCTCCGATATAGCGCGTATTGAGCGCTTTACGCGGGCCGTGCAGCGGCACGGCCCGCGCTTTGCGCAGCGAATTTTAGGGCCTGAAGAGCATACGCTTTGGCTCCAGAAATCCCAGCCTGCCGCCTTCCTCGCCAAACGTTTTGCTGCCAAGGAGGCGTTTGTTAAAGCGCTAGGGCTTGGCCTGCGCCACGGAATGCAGTGGTGTGATATCCAGGTGCTTAATGATGCCTTGGGTAAGCCTTACTTCGTGCTTGACGGTAAAGCAGAGCGGCTACTCCAGGCGGCAGGCGTCACGGCGAGTCATATCACCTTGAGTGACGAAGCCGAGTACGCGGTTGCTTTTGTGGTGTTGGAACGCTCATAG
- the pdxJ gene encoding pyridoxine 5'-phosphate synthase, with protein sequence MHPPRILLGVNIDHIATLRQARGTRYPDPVQAALVAEEGGADGITVHLREDRRHIQPRDVRILAEVLNTRMNLEMAVTEEMLALAEEVRPAHVCLVPEKREELTTEGGLDVVGGFDVIASACQRLSAAGCDVSLFIDPDVEQIDAAQRAGAPTIELHTGAYAEARPGSDAANAEYHRLTAAATYAVSLGLVVNAGHGLHYHNVEAIAALPGVNELNIGHAIIARALFVGLKEAVQEMKRLIIAGQEAGLMAALDAHDHEHDHEHTEDHVHNGCCGH encoded by the coding sequence ATGCACCCCCCTCGGATACTGTTAGGCGTCAATATTGACCACATTGCGACACTTCGCCAAGCCCGAGGTACCCGCTACCCTGATCCTGTTCAAGCCGCGCTAGTGGCTGAAGAGGGGGGCGCTGATGGTATTACGGTGCATTTGCGTGAGGACCGTCGTCATATTCAGCCTCGTGATGTGCGCATTCTGGCCGAAGTGCTTAATACCCGCATGAACCTGGAAATGGCGGTTACCGAAGAGATGCTGGCGCTGGCTGAAGAAGTGCGTCCAGCCCACGTTTGTCTGGTACCTGAGAAGCGTGAAGAACTGACCACTGAAGGTGGCCTGGATGTGGTCGGCGGCTTTGACGTTATTGCCAGCGCCTGCCAGCGATTGAGCGCAGCGGGCTGCGACGTCTCTCTGTTTATCGATCCTGACGTAGAGCAGATCGATGCTGCCCAGCGCGCCGGGGCTCCTACCATCGAGCTGCACACAGGTGCTTACGCAGAAGCTCGACCAGGCAGCGATGCGGCGAATGCGGAGTATCACCGCTTAACAGCTGCCGCCACGTATGCTGTCTCACTAGGATTGGTGGTCAATGCCGGTCACGGCTTGCACTACCATAACGTTGAAGCCATTGCGGCATTGCCAGGCGTCAACGAGCTTAATATTGGTCATGCCATTATTGCCCGTGCGCTGTTTGTTGGCCTGAAAGAGGCCGTACAAGAAATGAAACGCTTGATTATCGCAGGCCAAGAGGCGGGGTTAATGGCAGCTCTCGATGCCCACGATCATGAGCACGACCATGAACATACAGAAGATCATGTGCATAACGGATGCTGCGGGCATTGA